The sequence CAACGCCACGATCGATGTCGGATTCGGCACGAACGCCGCCGCCACCTTCGCGCGGGTCGTCAGCAACAAGTCCATGGTGATCGGCGCGTTCGTCTTGGTGGCGCTGCTGTTCGGCGCGCTGCTCCGCTACACGGTGTTCGGTCGTTACGTGCGTGCCGTCGGCGACAACGCCACTGCGGCGAGGTACTCGGGGCTGCCGATCCGCAGCGTACGGTGCAGCGTCTACGTGATCTCCGGCCTCCTCGCCGGCATCGGTGGCCTGCTGTACGCCGCGCAAACCAACCAAGGTGACCCCAACGCCGCCGCCGGCTACGAGCTGGACGTCATCGCCGCCGTCGTGCTGGGTGGCACGGCACTGACCGGTGGTCGGGGCTCGATTGCCGGCACGGTGATCGGAACGCTCATCATCGGCACGCTCACGAACCTGCTGGGGCTCAACAACATCGACAGCAACGTCCAGATGATGTTGAAGGCCGCCATCATCGTCGGGGCGGTCTGGGTACAGCGGCGCGAGGCGGTGGCGTAAGCCTCGGCCATGAACGCGAGATTCACCCTCAACGGAGACCATTATGATGTTCCCACGTCTAGTCACGCTTTGCCTGTTCGTCCTCGGTTGCGCCTCGGTTGGCTGTGACGACCGCCGCGAGTCGGCAACGGCCCCGGGTGGCGCCGCGACCGCCGGGCGCACGTTCAACGTGACCTTCAGCCAGTGCAATAACGCCGAGCCGTACCGCGCCGCACAGAACCAGTTGATGACCAAGCTCTGGGCCCAGCACCCAGACGTCCGATTCACCATCCTGGACGCACAGCAGGACGACAAACGGCAGATCGACCAGGTGACCACGGTCATCCGCCAGAAGCCAGACCTGCTGATCGTCGCGCCGAACCAGCGCGCGCCGCTGACGAAGGTGATGGGCGACGCGATGGCCGCCGGCATTCCGGTGATCTGCCTCGAACGTGACGTCGCCGAACCCAACTACACGACCTACATCCGATGCGACAACTACGAGATCGGCCGCCTCGCTGGCGAATTGGCGGTCGCGGAACTGACGAAGAAGTACGGCAGCCCCAAGGGCAACATCGTGCAGATCCAAGGGTTGCTCGGCGTCGAGGGGGAAGCGAACCGCGACAAGGGGGCCAACGA comes from Tepidisphaeraceae bacterium and encodes:
- a CDS encoding ABC transporter permease; amino-acid sequence: MTQAAHTRKPLSAIPHDRRSYTRARVTDVVRRYGRLGALLGVVLLAALLSPRASDGSMIFFQWGNLTDVLRQVSVIGVIAVGMTFVILTAGIDLSVGSIVALTGCVATLLLTQWQPDIGHAPHAFLAATVAVGVGMVVGAFNGWLVAGLRISPFIATLAAMIGFRGLAKWLTDNATIDVGFGTNAAATFARVVSNKSMVIGAFVLVALLFGALLRYTVFGRYVRAVGDNATAARYSGLPIRSVRCSVYVISGLLAGIGGLLYAAQTNQGDPNAAAGYELDVIAAVVLGGTALTGGRGSIAGTVIGTLIIGTLTNLLGLNNIDSNVQMMLKAAIIVGAVWVQRREAVA
- a CDS encoding substrate-binding domain-containing protein → MMFPRLVTLCLFVLGCASVGCDDRRESATAPGGAATAGRTFNVTFSQCNNAEPYRAAQNQLMTKLWAQHPDVRFTILDAQQDDKRQIDQVTTVIRQKPDLLIVAPNQRAPLTKVMGDAMAAGIPVICLERDVAEPNYTTYIRCDNYEIGRLAGELAVAELTKKYGSPKGNIVQIQGLLGVEGEANRDKGANDVWKQHPEIRVVHRAVADWVQSKARDRMTEALNANPLIDVVFGHNDPMAIGAYLAAKDKRREKEIIFIGADGLGGEAGGIKKVADGILAGTFVYPLCADKAVEVGNRILREPEFVPEKTYTMPSRAVTPANAQALYDELTF